One Tubulanus polymorphus chromosome 5, tnTubPoly1.2, whole genome shotgun sequence DNA segment encodes these proteins:
- the LOC141905984 gene encoding uncharacterized protein LOC141905984, with protein sequence METEELIVACKVSGHRVLNISNRNIMVIPDSLTMLTHLRVLLMNDNNLVMPPAELTSIKNLVELTLDHNQLTMLPSGLNALKKLVYLNISHNPLVYLSPEIGQIRTLTELWAVNIRIDTLPACIGDLIHLEKLSVRANKLSALPSEICKLRNLKWLSVAENNLCDFPTNFGRLKRLVYLNAESNAFTTVPECLIDLTDLSCLSMRRNDIGDLSDDLILGLSHLWKFDLRDTLIKDPPNHWKGFTHIKLSIPEERLKSETEESDESLSDASEPP encoded by the exons ATGGAAACAGAAGAATTGATAGTAGCCTGTAAAGTGTCAGgacaccgggtactgaacatcagCAATAGGAACATAATGGTGATTCCCGATTCATTAACGATGCTCACACATCTACGGGTTCTACTGATGAACGACAATAACCTAGTGATGCCACCGGCTGAACTAACGAGCATAAAAAACCTCGTCGAATTAACTCTCGATCATAATCAATTAACGATGCTTCCGAGCGGTTTAAACGCGCTGAAAAAACTTGTTTATCTAAACATCAGCCATAATCCGTTGGTTTATCTGTCTCCGGAAATCGGCCAGATTCGGACGTTAACTGAATTGTGGGCGGTGAATATACGGATAGATACTCTACCGGCGTGCATCGGCGATCTTATTCATCTCGAAAAACTCAGCGTTCGCGCGAATAAATTATCCGCGCTGCCGTCGGAAATTTGTAAATTGCGTAATCTCAAATGGTTGAGCGTGGCGGAGAATAATTTGTGCGATTTTCCGACTAATTTCGGTCGGCTTAAACGGCTCGTTTACTTGAACGCCGAATCGAATGCGTTCACGACTGTTCCGGAATGTTTGATCGATTTGACGGATTTATCGTGTTTGTCGATGCGTCGTAATGATATCGGCGATCTCTCGGACGATTTGATCCTCGGATTGTCGCATCTGTGGAAATTCGATCTACGCGATACCCTGATTAAAGATCCACCGAATCATTGGAAG GGCtttacacatatcaaattatcaataccaGAAGAACGATTAAAATCCGAAACTGAAGAAAGTGACGAATCATTGTCAGATGCATCAGAACCTCCATAG
- the LOC141905211 gene encoding GDP-Man:Man(3)GlcNAc(2)-PP-Dol alpha-1,2-mannosyltransferase-like, translating to MIEDILSILRGNIRILFYMMNLLLLLIVLCVILLVILFALLKFILRKYKLTLHPEIRQSDSTVVVGFFHPYCHAGGGGERVLWTAIRAIQKKYPHVQCVVYTGDHEATGTEILNKARDTFNITIPHPERVHFIFLRQRDWVEAKTYPYFTLLGQSLGSAILGVEALFKYIPDIYIDSMGYAFTLPIFRYLAGCKIACYVHYPTISTDMLDRVIQRQGTYNNASFISQSTILSQGKLLYYRLFAYLYGIVGRCSQVVMVNSTWTRNHILHLWKTADRTNIVYPPCDTTEFVAIPLKDDSASSTTGKLFRVVSVGQFRPEKDHKLQIHAFCKFVRSRDDDRREMFRLVLIGGCRNADDEARVQELRELCRMLDVEENVEFKLNVPFIVLKEELAAATIGLHTMWNEHFGIGVVECMAAGTVVLAHNSGGPKMDIVTDYEGSRTGFLADTEQTYADCMRTIYELTPTERREICSNARESVARFSEEAFENGFLDALENLLRI from the exons ATGATCGAGgacattttgtccattttacGCGGAAATATCAG AATCTTATTCTACATGATGAATCTGCTCTTGTTGCTGATAGTTTTATGTGTCATCCTTCTCGTTATACTGTTCGCTTTGCTGAAATTCATTCTCCGCAAGTATAAACTAACTCTACACCCCGAGATACGGCAGAGCGACAGCACCGTCGTTGTAGGATTTTTCCATCCGTATTGCCACGCCGGAGGAGGTGGTGAACGAGTCTTGTGGACTGCTATTAGAGCTATTCAGAAGAA GTACCCGCATGTTCAATGCGTCGTCTATACAGGAGATCATGAAGCTACCGGAACCGAAATCCTCAACAAAGCTCGCGATACATTCAACATAACCATCCCTCATCCGGAGCGCGTTCATTTCATATTCTTGCGCCAACGCGACTGGGTCGAAGCGAAAACCTACCCTTACTTTACTTTACTCGGACAGAGTTTAGGCTCGGCGATCCTCGGCGTGGAAGCCTTATTTAAGTATATCCCCGATATTTACATCGACAGTATGGGATACGCGTTTACGTTGCCGATATTTCGATATTTGGCCGGTTGTAAAATCGCGTGTTATGTACATTACCCGACAATCAGTACGGATATGTTAGATCGAGTTATACAGCGTCAGGGTACTTATAACAACGCTTCGTTCATCAGTCAAAGCACGATTTTAAGTCAAGGTAAATTGCTGTACTATCGACTTTTCGCGTACTTATACGGAATCGTCGGCCGATGTTCGCAAGTCGTTATGGTCAACTCGACGTGGACGCGTAATCACATTTTACACCTGTGGAAAACTGCCGATCGTACGAACATCGTTTATCCGCCGTGCGACACGACCGAATTCGTCGCTATTCCGTTGAAAGACGACTCGGCGTCGTCGACTACCGGTAAACTGTTCCGCGTCGTTTCCGTCGGGCAGTTTCGCCCGGAAAAAGATCACAAACTACAGATTCACGCGTTCTGTAAATTCGTGCGCAGTCGCGACGACGACCGCCGCGAGATGTTTCGGTTAGTTTTGATCGGCGGTTGTCGCAACGCCGACGACGAGGCTCGCGTTCAAGAATTACGCGAGTTATGTCGAATGTTGGACGTCGAGGAGAACGTCGAGTTTAAACTGAACGTTCCGTTTATTGTACTGAAAGAAGAACTAGCGGCAGCGACTATCGGTCTTCATACCATGTGGAATGAACACTTCGGAATCG GAGTTGTGGAATGTATGGCAGCCGGAACCGTCGTGTTAGCTCATAATTCCGGCGGTCCGAAGATGGATATTGTGACCGATTACGAAGGATCTCGTACGGGATTTCTCGCCGATACCGAGCAGACGTACGCGGATTGTATGCGAACTATTTACGAATTGACTCCGACGGAAAGACGCGAAATCTGTTCGAACGCTCGCGAATCGGTCGCTAGATTTTCCGAGGAAGCTTTCGAAAACGGTTTCCTCGACGCGCTAGAAAATCTGTTACGAATTTAA